In a genomic window of Flexibacter flexilis DSM 6793:
- a CDS encoding HU family DNA-binding protein — protein sequence MTKAEVIAAIAEKTGVDKNDVQTTIENFFEVVKDSMAQGDNIYVRGFGSFINKHRAAKVARNISKNTAMTIDAHYVPSFKPSKEFVKMIKESEKLKAELKK from the coding sequence GTGACAAAAGCAGAAGTAATTGCCGCTATCGCCGAAAAGACAGGCGTTGACAAAAACGACGTTCAGACTACTATCGAGAACTTCTTTGAAGTAGTAAAAGACTCAATGGCACAAGGTGATAATATTTATGTAAGAGGTTTCGGTAGCTTTATCAACAAGCACAGAGCCGCTAAAGTAGCTCGTAACATTTCTAAAAATACGGCTATGACCATTGATGCTCACTACGTACCAAGCTTCAAGCCTTCTAAAGAATTCGTGAAAATGATCAAAGAAAGCGAGAAACTTAAAGCTGAACTTAAAAAATAA
- a CDS encoding acylneuraminate cytidylyltransferase family protein, whose product MYKDLKIMAIVPARGGSKGLPNKNILPLAGHPLIAYSIEASKRSKYIDRVLVTTDSEAIADVSRQYGADVPFLRPAHLAADLSTDVEAFTHALEWLQANEGEIPDLIIQLRPTSPIRFVEEIDDCIARLADTPAATALRAVTLSPNTPYKMWRLGASENDFMTPLLTVDGIAEPYNEPRQNLPKVYWQTGTLDIFRPSVLLEQKSMTGRHILPYVMDASLSIDIDDIDSFRRAENLLPKINCIKFDA is encoded by the coding sequence ATGTATAAAGATTTGAAAATAATGGCCATTGTGCCTGCGCGTGGCGGTAGCAAAGGTTTACCCAACAAGAATATATTGCCGTTGGCTGGCCACCCGCTTATTGCTTACAGTATTGAGGCTAGCAAACGCTCTAAATACATTGATCGCGTGTTAGTTACGACCGATTCGGAGGCCATCGCCGACGTGTCGCGCCAATACGGAGCAGATGTTCCATTTTTGCGCCCTGCGCATTTGGCCGCCGACCTAAGCACTGACGTAGAGGCATTTACGCACGCTTTGGAATGGTTGCAAGCCAACGAAGGCGAAATTCCTGATCTTATTATACAACTTCGCCCTACGTCGCCGATTCGTTTTGTAGAAGAAATAGACGACTGCATCGCACGCTTGGCTGACACGCCAGCCGCTACCGCATTGCGTGCCGTGACACTTTCTCCTAACACTCCGTACAAAATGTGGCGTTTGGGTGCAAGCGAAAACGACTTTATGACGCCTTTGCTCACGGTGGACGGCATCGCAGAGCCTTACAACGAGCCGCGCCAAAACCTCCCGAAAGTCTATTGGCAAACAGGAACGTTGGATATTTTCCGCCCTTCGGTGTTGCTGGAGCAAAAATCCATGACAGGCCGTCACATTTTGCCTTACGTGATGGACGCGAGTTTGTCCATTGATATAGACGACATCGACAGTTTCCGTCGTGCCGAAAATCTTTTACCTAAAATTAATTGTATCAAATTCGATGCTTAG
- a CDS encoding Gfo/Idh/MocA family protein → MLSPESPLLVIGAGSIGERHIGNLQAKGFRNIYVLRSRNLPMRNIDASTVKVLTKWNEVEAVKPVAAFITSPTALHVEQTLACVRAGMHVLVEKPLSHNLEGLDALKQAISEKGVYVYIAYMLRFHPLLKRMRAFVEAETYGKLLSFTTHWGEYLPDWHPWEDYRESYAARKELGGGAALTLSHDLDMSNWLVGRPIASFMSLANRKSALEVSVEAGADFLIKYENDVTGHVHLNFYEQPATRFMHFVFETGTVYFDYYKATLTFRTKTTTEVVSLNNFDRNAMFLEQADAFLSKINSYTVAESLAGVAESEQLIKMCNTL, encoded by the coding sequence ATGCTTAGTCCAGAAAGTCCTTTATTAGTGATTGGCGCAGGTTCTATCGGCGAGCGTCATATCGGCAACCTTCAGGCCAAAGGTTTCCGTAATATATACGTGTTGCGTTCGCGCAATTTGCCGATGCGTAACATTGATGCCAGCACCGTAAAAGTGCTGACCAAATGGAACGAAGTGGAAGCCGTGAAACCTGTGGCCGCATTCATTACGTCCCCGACGGCTTTGCACGTAGAACAAACGCTCGCGTGCGTGCGTGCGGGTATGCACGTGTTGGTAGAAAAACCGCTTTCGCATAACTTGGAAGGTTTGGATGCACTCAAACAAGCCATTAGCGAAAAAGGCGTATATGTTTACATTGCGTATATGTTGCGTTTTCATCCGTTGCTCAAGCGCATGAGGGCATTTGTTGAAGCGGAAACCTATGGCAAATTGCTTTCGTTTACCACGCATTGGGGCGAGTATTTACCCGACTGGCATCCGTGGGAAGATTACCGCGAGTCGTATGCGGCGCGTAAAGAACTCGGAGGCGGTGCAGCACTGACGCTAAGCCACGATTTGGATATGTCTAACTGGTTGGTGGGCAGACCGATAGCCAGTTTTATGAGTTTGGCCAATCGCAAATCGGCTTTGGAAGTGAGCGTGGAAGCTGGGGCAGATTTTTTGATTAAATACGAAAATGACGTAACGGGACACGTACATCTGAATTTCTACGAACAGCCCGCAACGCGTTTTATGCACTTTGTATTTGAAACGGGAACGGTGTATTTCGATTATTACAAAGCAACCCTAACATTCCGTACCAAAACGACAACGGAAGTGGTGAGCCTCAATAATTTTGACCGAAATGCAATGTTTTTAGAGCAAGCAGACGCATTTTTGAGTAAAATCAACAGCTACACGGTAGCCGAGTCGTTGGCGGGTGTGGCCGAGTCTGAGCAGTTGATTAAAATGTGTAATACATTGTAA
- a CDS encoding nucleotide pyrophosphohydrolase, producing the protein MTIEQAQETVDNWIKTTGVRYFNELTNMAILTEEVGEVARIISRQYGEQSFKPSDKDKVLADELADVLFVVICLANQTGINLTEALQNNLEKKTLRDADRHQQNEKLR; encoded by the coding sequence ATGACCATTGAGCAAGCCCAAGAAACAGTAGATAACTGGATTAAGACAACAGGCGTTCGGTACTTTAATGAACTTACGAACATGGCCATCCTGACGGAAGAAGTTGGGGAAGTGGCGCGTATTATTTCCCGCCAATACGGGGAACAATCCTTTAAGCCCAGCGACAAAGACAAGGTACTCGCCGACGAGTTGGCCGACGTGCTTTTTGTGGTGATTTGCTTGGCCAACCAGACGGGCATTAACCTTACGGAAGCCCTTCAAAATAATTTGGAGAAGAAAACATTGCGTGATGCTGACCGCCATCAGCAAAACGAGAAATTGAGGTAA
- the dnaN gene encoding DNA polymerase III subunit beta, with translation MKFIVNSTALLKQLSGINGVIASNPILPILENFLFDLDGEKLSVTASDLQTTIVTELTVDSADSGKVAVPARILLDTLRNLPEQPVTFLIDTDTYSIELISENGHYKLSGENAIDFPATPSVNNGTAIEAPADVIQKAVVSTLFATGTDDLRPAMTGVFFQLGTENCTFVSTDGHRLVRYRRTDIQSSTEANLIVPRKALNLLKSVLPSDNTTLTISFNSSNAFFSFGHIRMICRLIDERFPDYANAIPLNNPNQLVIERLELLSSLKRISIYANKTTHQIRLKLSPQGLQISAEDLDFSNEASETLQCEYEGESMEIGFNAKFLMEMLNNLDSNLISLELSAPNRAGLIIPKKQDANEDTLMLVMPVMLNQYV, from the coding sequence ATGAAATTTATAGTCAATTCGACGGCTTTACTAAAGCAACTTTCGGGCATTAATGGGGTGATTGCTTCTAATCCGATTCTGCCGATTTTGGAAAATTTCCTTTTCGACTTGGACGGGGAAAAACTTTCGGTTACCGCGTCGGATTTGCAAACAACCATCGTAACAGAACTTACGGTGGACAGTGCCGACAGTGGCAAAGTGGCTGTTCCTGCTCGCATTTTGCTTGATACGCTTCGCAATTTGCCTGAGCAACCTGTTACATTCCTCATAGACACAGACACTTACAGCATTGAGCTTATTTCGGAAAATGGCCATTACAAACTCTCTGGCGAAAATGCCATAGATTTCCCAGCTACGCCAAGTGTAAACAACGGGACAGCCATCGAAGCTCCAGCCGACGTGATTCAGAAAGCCGTAGTAAGCACACTTTTCGCCACTGGTACGGACGATTTGCGCCCAGCCATGACGGGGGTTTTCTTCCAATTGGGTACAGAAAATTGTACGTTTGTTTCCACCGACGGCCACCGTTTGGTACGCTACCGCCGCACGGACATTCAGTCTTCTACGGAAGCGAATTTGATTGTGCCGCGCAAAGCCCTGAATCTGCTTAAATCGGTGTTGCCTTCTGATAACACAACACTTACGATTTCATTCAATAGTTCAAACGCGTTTTTCAGCTTCGGACATATCCGCATGATTTGCCGTTTGATTGATGAACGTTTCCCTGACTACGCCAACGCCATTCCACTCAACAACCCAAACCAATTGGTCATTGAGCGTTTGGAATTGCTAAGTTCTTTGAAACGTATTTCGATTTATGCCAATAAAACAACGCATCAAATCCGCCTGAAACTTTCGCCGCAAGGTTTGCAGATTTCGGCAGAAGATTTGGATTTCTCGAACGAGGCTTCCGAAACGCTCCAATGCGAATATGAAGGCGAAAGCATGGAAATTGGCTTTAATGCTAAATTTTTGATGGAAATGCTCAATAATTTGGATTCAAATTTGATTTCCCTTGAGCTTTCGGCCCCAAATCGCGCGGGATTGATTATTCCTAAAAAACAAGATGCAAACGAAGATACACTCATGTTGGTAATGCCTGTAATGCTTAATCAATATGTGTAA
- a CDS encoding anthranilate synthase component I family protein: MMKHKVTTRYKKLLADTFTPVSIYLKLRDRFVNTILLESSDYHGVEDSFSYICCSPMAKFELQADGGLSQHFPDGTSLHSQPTRENLLQNLQDFIGSFEVEKTPFQFISNGLFGHIAYDAVQYFEDIDFDKKKLNLEIPLITYQAFRFVIAVHHFKNELYIFEHTAEAAQTPEGEDIAFVESLIQNKSFAAYQFAPKGEEQTNFTDAEFMDVLAAGQKHCFRGDVFQIVMARRFWQQFSGDEFNVYRALRSINPSPYLFYFDYGNFKIFGSSPESQIVIKNGVAGIYPIAGTFRRTGNDLADSELAQKLLNDPKESAEHVMLVDLARNDLSRNSETVQVESFKEVQYYSHVIHLVSKVTGKLRPDTTSLRMVADTFPAGTLSGAPKHNAMQLIDQYENTNRSYYGGCIGYIGFDGAFNHAIMIRSFLSSANTLYYQAGAGVVAKSDLPSELQEVHNKLMALREAIRLAATL, from the coding sequence CTGATGAAACATAAAGTAACCACCCGCTACAAAAAACTACTGGCCGACACGTTTACGCCCGTGAGCATTTACCTCAAGTTACGCGACCGTTTCGTCAATACCATTTTGCTGGAAAGTTCTGATTATCATGGCGTAGAAGATAGCTTTTCGTATATTTGCTGCTCGCCAATGGCTAAGTTTGAACTCCAAGCCGACGGCGGACTTTCGCAACATTTCCCCGACGGAACAAGCCTGCATTCGCAGCCTACGCGCGAGAATCTGCTCCAAAATTTGCAGGATTTTATCGGTAGTTTTGAGGTAGAAAAAACGCCTTTCCAGTTCATTTCCAACGGCCTTTTCGGGCATATTGCTTACGATGCCGTGCAGTATTTTGAGGATATTGATTTTGATAAGAAAAAATTGAACCTCGAAATCCCGCTAATTACTTACCAAGCCTTTAGGTTTGTGATTGCGGTGCATCATTTCAAAAATGAATTATACATTTTCGAACATACCGCCGAAGCAGCACAAACGCCTGAAGGTGAAGATATTGCCTTTGTTGAATCATTGATTCAGAACAAAAGTTTTGCGGCGTATCAGTTTGCACCCAAAGGCGAAGAACAGACAAATTTTACGGATGCCGAATTTATGGACGTGTTGGCCGCAGGCCAGAAACATTGCTTTAGAGGAGATGTGTTCCAGATTGTGATGGCACGCCGTTTCTGGCAGCAATTCAGCGGCGACGAGTTTAATGTATATCGCGCGTTGCGTTCTATCAATCCTTCGCCCTATTTGTTTTATTTTGATTATGGAAATTTCAAAATCTTTGGTTCTTCTCCTGAATCACAGATAGTTATAAAAAATGGCGTGGCTGGCATTTATCCAATCGCGGGTACTTTCAGACGCACAGGCAACGACCTTGCCGACAGCGAATTGGCGCAAAAGTTGCTCAACGACCCCAAAGAAAGTGCAGAACACGTGATGTTGGTGGATTTGGCGCGTAACGATTTGAGCCGCAACAGCGAAACCGTACAAGTGGAATCGTTCAAAGAAGTACAATATTATTCGCACGTCATCCATTTGGTGTCGAAGGTGACGGGCAAACTTCGCCCAGACACTACGTCGTTGCGCATGGTGGCCGATACGTTTCCTGCGGGTACGCTGTCGGGTGCGCCTAAGCACAATGCCATGCAACTCATTGACCAATACGAAAATACCAACCGTTCGTATTATGGCGGCTGCATCGGTTACATTGGTTTTGATGGTGCGTTCAATCACGCCATTATGATACGTTCGTTTTTGAGTAGTGCCAACACGTTGTATTATCAGGCGGGCGCGGGCGTGGTGGCCAAGTCCGATTTGCCAAGCGAACTACAAGAAGTACACAACAAATTGATGGCTTTGCGCGAGGCGATTCGCTTAGCTGCAACGCTCTAA
- the rsmA gene encoding 16S rRNA (adenine(1518)-N(6)/adenine(1519)-N(6))-dimethyltransferase RsmA, translating into MSVKPKKHLGQHFLTDTNIALQIVELLSLHGDYKNVLEIGPGMGVLTNFLIQNTTYQTWLIDIDRESIAYLNKHFPTLKGRIIEGDFLRFDVNKEVGKGEPVAIIGNFPYNISSQIFFSILEMRQYIPEVVCMLQKEVAERLASPPGNRDYGILSVFLQAYYDIEYCFTVQEHVFDPPPRVKSGVIRLKRNARQQLDCDEKLFVQVVKQGFNNRRKTLRNALKPLGLPESFNTEPLLDRRAEQLSVADFMGLTNRIQAAKG; encoded by the coding sequence ATGTCGGTAAAACCCAAAAAACATCTTGGTCAGCACTTCCTGACCGATACGAACATTGCCCTGCAAATTGTGGAGCTTTTGAGCCTGCACGGAGATTATAAAAATGTGTTGGAAATAGGGCCGGGCATGGGCGTTCTGACCAATTTTTTGATTCAAAATACTACTTACCAAACGTGGCTGATTGACATAGACCGCGAGTCTATCGCGTACCTGAACAAGCATTTTCCGACGCTTAAAGGCCGCATTATTGAAGGCGATTTCTTGCGTTTTGATGTAAACAAAGAAGTGGGCAAAGGCGAACCTGTGGCCATTATCGGCAATTTTCCGTACAATATTTCTTCACAGATTTTCTTTAGCATTCTGGAAATGCGCCAATACATTCCCGAAGTGGTTTGTATGCTTCAGAAGGAAGTGGCTGAACGTTTGGCCTCGCCTCCCGGCAACAGAGACTACGGCATTTTGAGTGTGTTTTTGCAGGCGTATTATGATATTGAATACTGTTTTACGGTGCAAGAACACGTTTTTGACCCGCCACCGCGCGTAAAATCGGGCGTGATTCGTCTCAAACGCAATGCCCGCCAACAACTTGACTGCGACGAAAAATTATTTGTCCAAGTGGTGAAACAAGGCTTTAACAACCGCCGCAAAACCTTGCGCAATGCACTCAAGCCCTTGGGTTTGCCCGAAAGTTTTAATACAGAGCCGTTGCTCGACCGCCGCGCCGAACAACTCAGCGTAGCAGATTTTATGGGGCTTACCAATCGCATTCAAGCCGCCAAAGGATAA
- a CDS encoding GNAT family N-acetyltransferase, with protein sequence MTTITNLNWQPVHLENELVRLVPLQSGHFEALFAVASDPLIWEQHPASNRYQREVFEDFFAKAIEEGKAFLIVEKATNQVVGSSRYYEYDPAEKSICIGYTFLGRAYWGGNFNKSIKKLMIDYAFELVEKVVFHIGADNKRSQIATMRIGAKKTKEMEMVLTGKPVLHVELVIEKKDWQA encoded by the coding sequence ATGACAACTATCACCAACCTCAATTGGCAGCCTGTGCATTTGGAAAATGAGCTTGTAAGGCTTGTTCCGCTGCAATCTGGGCATTTTGAAGCGTTATTTGCGGTAGCTTCCGACCCGCTAATTTGGGAGCAACACCCCGCCTCGAACCGCTACCAAAGAGAAGTGTTCGAAGATTTTTTTGCAAAAGCAATTGAAGAAGGAAAGGCTTTTTTGATTGTGGAAAAAGCTACAAATCAAGTGGTTGGCTCTTCGCGTTATTACGAATACGACCCAGCCGAAAAAAGTATTTGCATTGGTTATACGTTTTTGGGGCGTGCGTATTGGGGCGGAAATTTTAATAAATCCATCAAAAAACTCATGATTGATTATGCGTTTGAGTTGGTGGAAAAAGTAGTGTTTCATATTGGCGCAGACAACAAGCGTTCGCAAATCGCGACCATGCGCATCGGGGCAAAGAAAACCAAAGAAATGGAAATGGTTTTGACGGGAAAACCCGTGCTTCATGTGGAATTGGTGATTGAGAAAAAAGATTGGCAGGCATAA
- a CDS encoding acyl carrier protein → MKSSVQTRIERIFKKHFLIPSTAIKKNKRLNELGLNIMEQMEMMLYLETEFDINLDDREVQSIQTVGDAVSCVRQHLNVSVAYAAA, encoded by the coding sequence ATGAAAAGTTCAGTTCAAACTCGCATCGAACGTATTTTTAAAAAACATTTTTTGATTCCAAGCACTGCTATCAAAAAAAATAAAAGATTAAATGAATTGGGTCTCAACATCATGGAACAAATGGAAATGATGTTGTACTTGGAAACAGAGTTTGACATCAATCTCGACGACAGAGAAGTACAATCTATCCAAACCGTAGGAGATGCCGTTTCGTGTGTACGCCAACACCTTAACGTAAGTGTAGCTTATGCAGCCGCATAA
- a CDS encoding M23 family metallopeptidase, with product MRSNACFYFETNIVATATAAIFWILWPLGNERIITFVAHSSNRLFNLAIVKRRRTTIYNWLTNHYTLILRSEETFAEKTTLRLNYAKVIVFVVSVVIILSALSFWLGNRWSNAFTDAGSQETVNRKKLVLLASRLDSLETELQGRDALIQNFRDIAGNSGKLSAAEEKKTPTPTAQSHANLDSISAVEEALRLEFEQNADVQGLPTGNNSDALGGMFFFKPVNGFVSSGFDTKIAHYGADIVTDKNTPVKAIADGTVIVASWTQDTGNVIAIQHRNNLISIYKHNASITRKVGDAVRAGELIALVGNSGETLTTGSHLHLEVWYNGNPINPQNFIDFQ from the coding sequence TTGAGGTCAAACGCCTGTTTTTATTTTGAAACTAACATTGTAGCCACTGCCACCGCCGCCATTTTTTGGATTTTATGGCCTTTGGGCAATGAAAGAATCATTACTTTTGTGGCTCATTCCAGTAACAGACTTTTTAATTTGGCTATCGTGAAACGTCGGAGAACAACTATATATAATTGGCTAACGAACCATTACACGCTCATATTACGCAGCGAGGAAACTTTCGCCGAGAAGACAACCTTACGTCTAAACTATGCAAAAGTAATCGTTTTTGTGGTTAGTGTTGTAATAATTTTATCTGCCCTGAGTTTCTGGTTGGGCAACCGCTGGAGCAATGCTTTTACCGACGCGGGCAGCCAAGAAACCGTCAATCGGAAGAAGTTAGTGCTATTGGCCTCTCGGCTCGATTCGCTGGAAACCGAACTACAAGGCCGCGATGCGCTCATTCAAAATTTCAGGGATATAGCAGGCAATTCGGGCAAACTTTCGGCAGCCGAAGAAAAGAAAACCCCTACTCCTACCGCCCAATCGCACGCCAATCTGGATTCTATTTCGGCAGTGGAAGAGGCACTTCGTTTGGAATTTGAACAAAATGCCGATGTGCAAGGTTTGCCCACTGGCAACAACAGCGACGCACTGGGCGGAATGTTTTTCTTCAAACCCGTAAACGGATTTGTTTCCTCGGGCTTTGATACCAAAATTGCCCACTATGGCGCAGACATCGTAACAGACAAAAACACACCCGTAAAAGCCATCGCCGACGGTACGGTTATTGTGGCTTCTTGGACACAAGACACAGGCAACGTAATCGCTATTCAGCACCGTAACAACCTGATTTCCATCTACAAACACAATGCCTCTATTACCCGAAAAGTAGGCGATGCCGTGCGTGCTGGCGAACTTATCGCGCTGGTAGGCAACTCTGGCGAAACCCTTACCACTGGCTCACATTTGCACTTGGAAGTTTGGTACAATGGCAATCCCATCAACCCCCAAAATTTCATAGATTTTCAGTAA